A stretch of Candidatus Vicinibacter affinis DNA encodes these proteins:
- a CDS encoding bifunctional 5,10-methylenetetrahydrofolate dehydrogenase/5,10-methenyltetrahydrofolate cyclohydrolase, with protein MLLLDGVQLSGIIRQEIASRVIEFCGNETRPPHLAAVLIGANPASQAYVRNKIKACEEVGFASTLIKKPENTSQDQLIELIQGLNNNHDIDGYIVQLPLPRHIDEEAINLAIDPLKDVDGFHPNNFGRMALGMPTFLPATPKGIMMMLDRYQVETEGKHCVVLGRSNIVGTPISLLMSKKTKPGNATVTIAHSRTHNIKELTLSADIIIVALGIPRFLKADMVKPGTVVIDVGINKIEDANSPKGYRLVGDVDFENVSPLCAAITPVPGGVGPMTITALLDNTWKAFKKTDFNA; from the coding sequence ATGTTGTTATTAGATGGAGTGCAGTTATCGGGTATTATTCGCCAGGAAATTGCGTCAAGGGTCATTGAATTTTGCGGCAATGAAACAAGGCCGCCACATTTAGCCGCTGTGTTAATTGGCGCCAATCCAGCCAGTCAGGCTTATGTTAGAAATAAAATTAAGGCATGTGAGGAAGTGGGGTTTGCTTCTACTTTAATCAAAAAACCTGAGAATACTTCCCAGGATCAATTAATTGAACTCATTCAGGGATTAAATAACAATCATGATATAGATGGCTATATCGTGCAATTGCCTTTGCCCAGACACATTGATGAAGAGGCAATAAATCTGGCTATTGATCCTTTAAAGGATGTTGACGGTTTTCATCCGAATAATTTTGGAAGAATGGCCTTGGGAATGCCTACTTTTCTCCCGGCAACACCTAAAGGTATCATGATGATGCTGGATCGTTACCAGGTAGAGACGGAAGGAAAGCATTGCGTTGTTTTGGGTAGAAGCAATATTGTTGGAACTCCAATTTCATTGTTGATGTCCAAGAAAACAAAACCAGGCAACGCAACAGTTACAATTGCTCATAGCCGCACACATAATATTAAGGAACTGACTCTTTCCGCGGATATTATTATTGTGGCATTGGGAATTCCACGATTCCTGAAAGCGGATATGGTCAAACCCGGCACAGTGGTTATAGATGTCGGAATCAATAAAATTGAAGATGCCAATTCCCCAAAAGGTTACAGATTAGTGGGTGATGTGGATTTTGAAAATGTGAGTCCTCTTTGTGCCGCCATTACTCCGGTGCCTGGAGGCGTAGGCCCTATGACAATTACTGCATTACTAGACAATACCTGGAAGGCTTTTAAAAAGACTGATTTTAATGCGTAA
- a CDS encoding T9SS type A sorting domain-containing protein yields the protein MKFNIYLIVFTFLSFWAQSQNCDYVNPRYGVRNVKNIFLGTELDYRLLPDSLFVDIYYPVGDPEAKRPLVMLSFGGGFIGGARQDLAPLCEEFAKRGFVAATIDYRIGFDGISILATDSAEILRAGFRGAQDGKSALRYLKSRHVEDSIDLNRVWVGGVSAGSIVALATAFLSRNEEKPKEAGMINSVGGRMRPDLGPIEGTRFIGTYDSKVQGVFNLFGALLNPENIEPGNQIAVMSYHQTDDPVVPCGAKKPYYGTPLVANNYPTAYGSCVIEQRLKDLNVDSKLHKTWIYTGTEHGIHDQVKVLNFFFEGANPILCNLVSKSEDIKEISDINVYPNPFNEEIIVDGISAGWSYQLSDLTGTALINGKLSSSKKISTTGIKNGMYVLTFYGQNKLKSFKLTKI from the coding sequence TCTTAGGCACTGAGCTGGATTATCGCCTGTTACCAGACTCACTTTTTGTAGACATTTATTATCCTGTCGGAGATCCTGAAGCAAAAAGACCTTTGGTAATGTTGTCATTTGGTGGTGGGTTTATTGGCGGAGCAAGACAGGATTTGGCTCCATTGTGTGAAGAATTCGCAAAAAGAGGTTTTGTTGCAGCGACAATAGATTACAGAATTGGGTTTGACGGGATTTCTATATTGGCTACAGATTCGGCAGAAATTCTTAGAGCAGGTTTCCGGGGTGCTCAGGATGGAAAGTCAGCACTCAGATATCTTAAATCACGTCATGTTGAAGATTCAATTGATTTAAATCGTGTTTGGGTCGGAGGAGTCAGCGCAGGTAGTATAGTCGCTCTGGCTACTGCATTTCTTTCCAGAAATGAGGAAAAGCCAAAAGAAGCTGGTATGATAAATTCGGTTGGAGGTAGAATGAGACCTGATCTCGGACCCATTGAAGGAACTCGTTTTATCGGAACCTACGATTCAAAAGTGCAAGGGGTCTTTAATCTTTTTGGAGCATTGCTTAATCCAGAAAATATCGAGCCTGGCAATCAAATTGCAGTGATGTCCTATCATCAGACAGATGATCCAGTAGTTCCTTGTGGTGCTAAAAAACCATATTACGGCACACCTCTTGTCGCCAATAACTATCCAACAGCCTATGGAAGTTGTGTGATTGAACAGAGATTAAAGGATTTGAATGTGGACTCAAAATTACACAAGACTTGGATTTATACGGGGACTGAACATGGAATTCATGATCAGGTGAAGGTTTTAAATTTTTTCTTTGAAGGTGCAAATCCAATCCTATGCAATTTGGTTTCTAAATCAGAGGATATCAAAGAAATTTCAGACATAAACGTGTATCCCAATCCTTTTAACGAGGAAATAATAGTTGATGGGATTTCAGCGGGTTGGAGTTATCAACTTTCAGATCTCACAGGTACTGCATTGATCAATGGAAAATTATCATCATCAAAAAAGATATCAACCACTGGAATAAAAAATGGAATGTATGTATTGACATTCTATGGTCAGAATAAGTTGAAGTCTTTTAAACTTACTAAGATTTAG